A stretch of DNA from Terriglobia bacterium:
TGTCCGTGCGCAACTGCTTTTTCTCTACCATATCCAGTACATTCATAATGACTCCAGTAAATCCGGCCTGTTTCTTTCCGTCTTTTTGAGCGCCGCTTCGCGCCGCCAATTCCGAACTGCCCCGTGGTCGCCCGAAATCAAAACTTCCGGCACCTTCCAGCCGCGAAATTCCGCGGGCCGGGTGTAATGCGGATGCTCGACCATTTGTATATCCGCCGCCGGGTCGGAAAACGAATCGCGAAGAACCGACTCTTCTTTGCCGACCACGCCCGGAACGTATCGCGTCACCGCATCGACCACCACTGCCGCCGCAATCTCGCCGCCGGAAACGATGAAATCTCCGATCGAGATCTCCGCCGTCGCCAAGTGCTCTACCACGCGTTCGTCGATGCCTTCGTAGCGGCCGCAGATCAAGATGATCTGCTCCGCCTTCGCCAGCCGCAGCGCCTCCGCCTGATTGAATTTCCGGCCCGCCGCGCTGAGGACGACGACTTCCGCCTGCTCGCTCTTCCGAACCGCCTCCACCGACTTGAAGATCGGTTCGGGCTTGAAAACCATTCCTTCGCCGCCGCCGAACGGCCTGTCGTCGACCGTTCGATGCTTGTCTGAGGTATGCTCCCTCAGATCGTGGACCCGGATTTCAATGAGTCCGCTTTCCCGGCCCCGGCGGATGATACCGAAATCGAAGGGGCCTCTGAAGAATTCCGGGAAGATCGTAATAACATCAAAGAGAAGCAGATTCTGCCTTCCTCATTTATTCAAATCCCGAAGCCCTTCCGGCAATTCCACATCGATTCTTCGCTGATCCAGATCGATCGCCTTCAAATATTCCTGAGCGAACGGGATCAGCGTTTCTTCCTTCCCGCGATCGACCTTCAGTATCTCCGACCCGCCGGCGCCGAGGACGTCGGTGACGTCACCGAGGTATTCCCCGCCGGCTGTGTAGACGCGGCACCCTTTCAATTGAAAGGTGTAAAACCAACCTTCGGCCACCGCCGGCAGCGTGTCGGCGGCGATCCGGATCTCCCGGCCAATATACCTCTCGGCTTGGGAGATGGTATCGATGCCTTTGAACTTGGCAACGCACCGGCCATGCTGCC
This window harbors:
- the rimM gene encoding ribosome maturation factor RimM (Essential for efficient processing of 16S rRNA) — its product is MSQPEASYISIARITRTQGLKGEVRIEQLLEEDAAFEPGRRVLLGEEQSEIELFRRQHGRCVAKFKGIDTISQAERYIGREIRIAADTLPAVAEGWFYTFQLKGCRVYTAGGEYLGDVTDVLGAGGSEILKVDRGKEETLIPFAQEYLKAIDLDQRRIDVELPEGLRDLNK
- the trmD gene encoding tRNA (guanosine(37)-N1)-methyltransferase TrmD: MLLFDVITIFPEFFRGPFDFGIIRRGRESGLIEIRVHDLREHTSDKHRTVDDRPFGGGEGMVFKPEPIFKSVEAVRKSEQAEVVVLSAAGRKFNQAEALRLAKAEQIILICGRYEGIDERVVEHLATAEISIGDFIVSGGEIAAAVVVDAVTRYVPGVVGKEESVLRDSFSDPAADIQMVEHPHYTRPAEFRGWKVPEVLISGDHGAVRNWRREAALKKTERNRPDLLESL